The Streptomyces sp. NBC_01298 genome contains the following window.
GGCAGCCCACCGTCGGGTAAACCGTTTTCGCGCGCCACTAAACGATGGCGCATGCCGGATTCGGCATTAATATTTCAACGTGAGGTGTGATTGATGCCCACACGAGGGCTCGCTGTGGTGATCGGCCAAGGATCAGCCACTCCCCTGGAGGTGCTCTCCAGCCTTTATCCGAGCATTCCGGTGACATTTATCGCCGATGCGGCCATCCCCCGCGGAGGCGTCGTCCCCGAACTCTCCGGGATGGCATCGCTGCTGGTGAACAGCACTGGGTACCAAGCTCTACTGAGAGAAGTGAGATCGACCCGGCCCGCAGGTATCACGACGTTCAGCGACGCCATGCTGCCCGTCACCGCACGCCTTGCCCATGACCTCGGGCTGCCCTACCACAGCAGGAAATCCGCCGAGTTGCTAACCGACAAGCACGCCCAGCGGCGACGCCTGGCGTCCGCCGGGCTCGACTCCGTCCGGTGCTGTACATTCTCCAATTTCAATCAGTGGCGGCAGGCCGCCACCGAGGTCGGATTCCCGATGGTGGTCAAACCCGTCCGGGGAATGGGCAGCAAGCACACGCATCCGGTGGCCGACGAGCGGAGCGGTGAGCGTCTCGTCTCGCTTCTTTTCGCGGACACGAGCCACCCGACGAACGAACTCACCTTCATCGCCGAGGAGTTCCTGCAGGGCCGTAATACGCACCCGTTCGGGGATTACGTGTCGGTCGAGAGCCTGGTACAGGACGGCCGGGTGACGCACATAGCGGTGACCGGAAAGTTTCCACAGCGCCCCCCTTTCAGAGAAGTGGGAGACTTCTGGCCGGCGTACGGCACGGAGACCGAGCTCGCCGCAATTCGCGAACTTGCCGAAAGCGCGATCCGGGCGCTGGGGGTCTCCGTCGGGATCTGCCACACAGAGATCAAGCTGACGACCGCCGGCCCCCGCATCATCGAGGTGAATGGGCGGCTGGGCGGCTACATCTCGATCATGGCGCGTCAGGCACTCGGCGTCGACATGGTGGACCTGGCCGCCACGCTGGCCTTGGGGGGGCCCGTTCCAGACACGTTCCCCGAACCATCGTCAGTGCACTTCCAGTACTCGAACGTGGCCCCAGTCCATGCCTTCCGACTCGAGGCCGTCAACAGCACCAGGTCGGTACGCGAGCACCCGAACGTACGGGCCTACCGTCAGTACATCCGGGTCGGCTCCTCGCTACCGGACGGTGTCGAGACACGGCGCTTCGACCTCGTCAGCGGTGTAGCGGACGACCACACGGACATGATCCGCGTACTACGGGGCGCGCTCGCGGAGCTGAGTTTCAGCCTCGACACCGCCCAAGGGCTTACCGAGCTTGAGGCGCTGTCCCTCCTCGACGGCTGAGCTGTGCCCGCATCGCGGGAGGAGCCGCGGTCCGGCTGTCCGGGCCGCGGCCTTCCACGTCTTCCGACCACGTCACCTGGCCCAGCGAACCTTCGCCGGCATACTCACGATCGTCCGCTCGCTCGGCGTGACCCGGCGTTCCACCGGTCCAGTGATCTCGTACTCCACCATGCGTTCCGCCAAGGCCCGGAACAGGGCCTGAAGTTCCATCCGTGCCACACCGGCGCCGAGGCAGTGATGGATGCCAATGTTGAAGGAGAGATGACGCTGCACCGGGCGGTCCAGAACCAGTCGGTCGGCGTTTTCCCACCTCCGCTCGTCGCGGTTCGCCGACGCCCAGATGAGGATCACCCGTTCACCAGCGGGAATCCGCGTCCCGTGCAGTTCCACTTCGCGCGTGGTCACCCGCTTGAACCAGTGGAACGGTGCATCGAAACGCAGGAACTCCTCCACAGCCGAGGGGGCGACGTCAGGGTTCCGCCGAAGCAGTCGCCACTGGTCCGGTGCGTCGCGCAGGTGAAACAGCGCGCTCGCGATGATCGCGTTGGTGCTGACGATTCCGGCGTCGAAGAGAAACAGGACATTGGCCAGCGCCTCGTCCTGGGTGAGCTCGCCGGCGAGCTGTGCCCGTGCCATCACGGACAACAGGTCGTCGCGCGGACGGGCGCGGCGATCGGCCAGCTCCCTGTCCAGGAACTCCCACATCTCGTCTCGGGCGGCCGTGGCCCGCTCCGGGAGCTCCATCATCCCGGGGCTGCGTTCCAGCATGACCGAGTGCCAGCGTCTGAGCTGGTCGTGATCATCCTCAGGGAAGCCCAGCCAGTCGCAGATCAGTCCGGCCGGCAGCGGGTAGGCCAACTCGTCCGCGAAGTCCACGACCTCCTGCCCGGCCAGCCGGTCCACTGCCGCTTGGACCTTTCGCTGGATGACCGGGCCGAGCCGGGCACGTATCACCGCAGGACTGAACTCCTTGCGCAACGCGCCTCTCATCCGAGTGTGCCGCGGCGGGTCGGCGCAGTCCATCGCCGGGGCTGGGCCGAACAGCAGACCGGTGTCGTCCAAGTCGTTGCCCTCAGCGGAGGAGTACGTCTCCCAGTCGAGAGCAGCCGCCTCAACGTCGTCGTATCGCGACAGAGCCCAGAA
Protein-coding sequences here:
- a CDS encoding ATP-grasp domain-containing protein encodes the protein MPTRGLAVVIGQGSATPLEVLSSLYPSIPVTFIADAAIPRGGVVPELSGMASLLVNSTGYQALLREVRSTRPAGITTFSDAMLPVTARLAHDLGLPYHSRKSAELLTDKHAQRRRLASAGLDSVRCCTFSNFNQWRQAATEVGFPMVVKPVRGMGSKHTHPVADERSGERLVSLLFADTSHPTNELTFIAEEFLQGRNTHPFGDYVSVESLVQDGRVTHIAVTGKFPQRPPFREVGDFWPAYGTETELAAIRELAESAIRALGVSVGICHTEIKLTTAGPRIIEVNGRLGGYISIMARQALGVDMVDLAATLALGGPVPDTFPEPSSVHFQYSNVAPVHAFRLEAVNSTRSVREHPNVRAYRQYIRVGSSLPDGVETRRFDLVSGVADDHTDMIRVLRGALAELSFSLDTAQGLTELEALSLLDG
- a CDS encoding cytochrome P450, whose protein sequence is MNLSYDPLQLADDPYPVYRNLRAEAPVYHGQTAEGVTFWALSRYDDVEAAALDWETYSSAEGNDLDDTGLLFGPAPAMDCADPPRHTRMRGALRKEFSPAVIRARLGPVIQRKVQAAVDRLAGQEVVDFADELAYPLPAGLICDWLGFPEDDHDQLRRWHSVMLERSPGMMELPERATAARDEMWEFLDRELADRRARPRDDLLSVMARAQLAGELTQDEALANVLFLFDAGIVSTNAIIASALFHLRDAPDQWRLLRRNPDVAPSAVEEFLRFDAPFHWFKRVTTREVELHGTRIPAGERVILIWASANRDERRWENADRLVLDRPVQRHLSFNIGIHHCLGAGVARMELQALFRALAERMVEYEITGPVERRVTPSERTIVSMPAKVRWAR